A genomic segment from Glycine max cultivar Williams 82 chromosome 1, Glycine_max_v4.0, whole genome shotgun sequence encodes:
- the LOC102664533 gene encoding uncharacterized protein At2g29880 gives MGDSQENNKGKSRDKDNYVSWTMEDTNELLHLLVDAMNRGLRDANGSLSKQNVERIILPQLNAKTKFPKTYSHYLSRMKWFRNQYNMMSTLMRNNSGFGWDPIGKTFTAHEDVWKDYLKSHPSHSKLRGKSMVDYEYLKIVVGGGVSSGNNSISVDPDDTDATTFEPENRTVGIEEFSYDPNSDTFITPNNYEPAYQPPSPNQPSPPSHPPLDSEVPIEKQNCHKRRRSEYGGSSSAVGINNQGNVLENLSVGIVTIAVNFEKISNMMEKREKDRDRDRELEGIIWDVIKEIPNLDDITRFKTAELLNTKAKKDFFLKMSPEERSSWINFKLGNN, from the exons ATGGGGGAttcacaagaaaataacaaaggaaAGAGTAGAGACAAAGATAATTATGTATCTTGGACTATGGAGGATACCAATGAGTTGTTGCACCTCTTGGTGGATGCTATGAATAGGGGATTGCGTGATGCCAATGGGTCACTTAGCAAACAAAATGTAGAACGAATAATACTTCCTCAACTCAATGCAAAAACTAAATTCCCTAAAACTTATAGTCATTATTTGAGTCGGATGAAGTGGTTTCGAAACCAGTATAACATGATGTCAACCCTTATGCGCAACAACTCTGGCTTTGGATGGGACCCAATTGGAAAAACTTTCACTGCTCATGAGGATGTATGGAAAGATTACTTAAAG tcccaCCCAAGTCACAGCAAACTTCGAGGAAAAAGTATGGTTGATTATGAGTATTTGAAGATCGTTGTTGGGGGTGGAGTTTCTAGCGGGAATAATTCTATATCAGTAGATCCAGATGATACTGATGCAACAACTTTTGAGCCAGAAAATAGAACTGTTGGGATAGAAGAATTTTCATATGATCCTAATAGTGATACATTCATAACACCAAATAACTATGAACCAGCATATCAGCCTCCATCACCAAACCAACCAAGTCCACCATCCCACCCCCCTTTAGATTCAGAGGTTCccatagaaaaacaaaactgtcacAAGCGAAGGAGATCCGAGTATGGAGGGAGTTCAAGCGCTGTTGGGATCAACAATCAAGGCAACGTTCTGGAAAATCTTTCTGTTGGCATTGTGACTATtgctgtgaattttgaaaaaatatccaacatgatggagaaaagagaaaaagatagagaTAGAGATAGAGAGCTCGAGGGTATTATTTGGgatgttataaaagaaattccAAATTTGGATGACATAACGCGTTTCAAGACAGCTGAATTGTTAAATACTAAAgcaaaaaaggattttttcttgaagatgtcacCGGAAGAACGCTCATCTTGGATAAACTTTAAGTTagggaataattaa
- the LOC102668735 gene encoding protein ALP1-like has protein sequence MDGDIYNEDTNDEDIDDEETNEEFYEATYTYVMAIYALIDILNQFLNMMRGEHIERPLTRRQITSRGYDYIHKALNDDPAIFRQIVDQNTRYCVIRNTFGRSQFATSENFHKILKALNSLAPDLMVRPGSTVPAKIRESTRFYPYFKDCIGAIDGTHIPASVKGRDVSSYRDRHGNISQNVLAACNFDLEFMYVLSGWEGSAHDSKVLSDALARKNGLKVPQGKYYLVDCGFPNRRKFLAPYRGVRYHLQDFAGHGNDPENEKELFNLRHASLRNVIERIFGIFKSWFTIFKSAPPFLFKTQAELVLACAALHNFLRKECRSDEFPVEPTDESSSSSSVLPNYEDNDHEPIVQTQEQEREDANIWRTNIGSDMWRNANN, from the exons ATGGATGGAGATATATATAATGAAGATACAAATGATGAAGATATAGATGACGAGGAAACAAATGAAGAATTTTATGAAGCCACATACACATATGTGATGGCAATTTATGCTTTAATAGATATATTAAATCAGTTTTTGAATATGATGCGTGGTGAACATATTGAACGTCCATTAACTCGACGACAAATTACTAGTCGGGGATATGACTATATACACAAAGCATTAAACGATGATCCTGCAATCTTTCGACAA ATTGTCGACCAGAACACTCGATATTGTGTAATCCGCAATACATTTGGCCGATCACAATTTGCTACAAGTGAAAATTTTCACAAGATTTTGAAAGCTCTGAACTCATTAGCACCTGATTTAATGGTTAGACCAGGCTCAACTGTGCCTGCAAAAATAAGGGAAAGCACAAGGTTTTATCCTTATTTTAAG GATTGCATTGGAGCTATTGATGGTACACATATTCCCGCATCAGTAAAAGGACGAGATGTAAGCAGTTATCGTGATCGTCATGGAAATATATCACAAAATGTATTAGCTGCTTGTAACTTTGATTTGGAATTCATGTACGTTCTTAGCGGGTGGGAGGGTTCAGCACATGATTCCAAGGTGTTAAGTGATGCTTTGGCAAGGAAGAATGGACTTAAAGTGCCCCAAGGTAAGTATTATCTGGTGGATTGTGGATTTCCTAATCGACGCAAATTTTTAGCCCCATATCGAGGTGTACGATATCATCTACAAGATTTTGCAGGTCACGGTAATGACcctgaaaatgaaaaggaattatTTAATCTTCGGCATGCATCCTTAAGGAATGTGATTGAGAGGATATTTGGTATTTTTAAATCGTGGTTCACAATTTTTAAGTCAGCACCTCCATTTCTATTTAAAACACAAGCAGAGCTTGTGTTGGCATGTGCAGCACTTCATAATTTTCTTCGCAAAGAATGTCGTTCTGATGAATTTCCAGTGGAACCTACTGACgagtcttcatcttcatcttcagtgTTACCAAATTACGAAGACAATGATCATGAACCCATTGTTCAAACACAAGAGCAGGAACGAGAAGATGCTAATATATGGAGGACTAATATAGGTTCAGATATGTGGAGAAATGCTAATAATTAG